One Festucalex cinctus isolate MCC-2025b chromosome 1, RoL_Fcin_1.0, whole genome shotgun sequence genomic region harbors:
- the ticam1 gene encoding TIR domain-containing adapter molecule 1: MSQEEEQCEGTGLRDVYHILTSVPPEQVLSLTFQLGESPEDNIINALCLIILRKEEKALDTLDMLGDNDLAKLLADIWNTSGCKLEDFAEHCGKPRDLTGESLAALARVFKILSEHRLCDQLLRNLAYKRALSCSSPKTDNHEHPFYDQLKEEAKDVCGPQLAVWLYSSEDLQSGPYHETPSSQVQDAPTQIQRQPSTLQSSASELSYPTHLEISLPPTIPYEEDKATPEATQQSPFGGLSDSNSPSQSHLSSVESQPASSEAPGLEEPKVGAASGTEHGKHQDGGFNMKQPRHPNTTGSKPSLPFHTNHVLPERSVSLGAHLSQCVEEEDGPIFHSFVILHAPEDGELADSMKEKLETVIGSKGATFTDDFAIPGKSTLRCIEDAINNSAFTVLLLTQNFNTRMLEVETNSALINSINKRHKYNTVIPLLPKDNHMPRHRIPIVLRTIVPLEENKRFESKIKQALSPAKINRQRSIWSEERRTHQRQLPRGSEAAHMLENLNFLDFASAPPVLQQHPNIHIENASYVMIGNDSQMTVDYRGVTERDPLVREERK; the protein is encoded by the coding sequence atgaGTCAAGAAGAGGAACAATGCGAAGGGACGGGCCTGAGAGATGTCTACCACATACTAACCAGTGTCCCACCGGAGCAAGTCCTGAGCCTGACGTTCCAGCTCGGGGAATCTCCTGAAGATAATATCATAAACGCCTTGTGTCTGATTATTCTCCGTAAAGAGGAGAAAGCCCTGGACACACTCGATATGTTGGGGGACAACGACCTCGCCAAGCTTCTGGCTGACATATGGAACACGAGTGGGTGTAAATTAGAAGACTTTGCTGAGCACTGTGGCAAACCTCGGGATTTAACCGGAGAATCTTTAGCAGCGTTGGCCCGTGTTTTTAAAATTCTGTCTGAGCACAGACTGTGCGATCAACTTTTAAGGAATCTGGCGTACAAGAGGGCCCTCTCCTGCAGCAGTCCAAAAACGGACAATCATGAGCATCCGTTCTACGATCAACTCAAGGAGGAAGCGAAAGACGTGTGCGGGCCTCAGCTAGCAGTGTGGCTGTATTCCTCCGAAGACCTCCAATCAGGTCCTTACCACGAGACCCCGAGCAGCCAGGTCCAAGACGCCCCAACGCAGATCCAAAGACAACCCAGCACGCTGCAGTCAAGCGCCTCTGAGCTATCATACCCCACACATCTGGAGATCAGCCTGCCCCCAACAATCCCGTACGAGGAGGATAAAGCAACCCCTGAAGCCACACAACAAAGCCCTTTTGGCGGCCTCAGCGACAGTAATTCTCCTTCGCAATCTCACCTTTCATCTGTGGAATCACAACCAGCATCCAGTGAAGCTCCTGGACTGGAAGAGCCAAAGGTGGGTGCAGCATCTGGAACAGAGCATGGAAAGCATCAAGATGGCGGCTTCAACATGAAACAACCTCGTCACCCAAACACCACAGGATCAAAACCTTCCCTGCCGTTTCACACCAACCATGTTTTACCCGAGAGATCGGTCTCACTCGGGGCCCATTTAAGCCAATGTGTAGAAGAAGAGGACGGGCCCATATTTCATTCCTTCGTCATCCTACATGCTCCAGAAGACGGCGAACTAGCAGATAGCATGAAGGAAAAACTGGAGACGGTTATCGGCAGTAAAGGCGCAACTTTCACAGACGACTTTGCCATACCCGGCAAAAGCACCTTAAGGTGCATCGAGGACGCCATCAACAACTCGGCTTTTACGGTCCTGCTTCTCACTCAGAACTTCAACACGCGAATGTTGGAGGTGGAGACAAACTCGGCCCTCATCAACTCCATAAACAAGCGACACAAGTACAACACCGTCATCCCTTTGCTACCTAAGGACAACCACATGCCCCGACATCGCATTCCCATCGTGCTGAGGACCATTGTTCCGCTCGAGgagaacaaaagatttgagagcaaaATCAAACAGGCTTTATCGCCAGCAAAAATTAATCGGCAGAGGAGCATTTGGTCGGAAGAGCGGAGAACACATCAAAGGCAGTTGCCCCGAGGGTCCGAAGCGGCACATATGCTGGAAAATCTCAACTTCCTGGACTTTGCCAGCGCGCCGCCGGTTTTGCAGCAGCATCCAAACATTCATATTGAGAACGCGAGCTATGTGATGATCGGCAACGACTCGCAAATGACCGTGGATTACCGTGGCGTGACAGAGAGAGATCCACTTGTCAGAGAAGAAAGGAAATGA